One genomic segment of Nonomuraea coxensis DSM 45129 includes these proteins:
- a CDS encoding LysR family transcriptional regulator yields MNLQQLRYVVATAEHRTMTDAARSLYIAQPALSRAIRDLERELGMTLFARSGRGVVVTAQGRRVVKLAREALDAVHEIEGLAHHTGASDAELRIASTPSLEPGLAGRLLPAYAAEHPGVRVQIVRCEGREAVVSAIRDQRADLGLTDLPVPADLVTHPLERQEIVLISPPGLELPNPVPMGRLHGMRLALPARGSTRRRELDAMFGRYSVTPTVVLETDERNGWLNAVRAGRASLLWYRGMAEQAARAGLVVRSLEPAVRRVIAVVHARRRLPLIAQDFLATAEKGTTAA; encoded by the coding sequence ATGAATCTCCAGCAGCTCCGCTATGTGGTCGCGACTGCGGAGCACCGCACCATGACCGACGCGGCCAGGTCGCTGTACATCGCGCAGCCTGCGCTCTCCCGCGCGATCCGCGATCTCGAGCGCGAGCTCGGCATGACCCTGTTCGCCCGTTCCGGCCGTGGCGTCGTCGTCACCGCGCAGGGCCGGCGGGTGGTCAAGCTGGCGCGGGAGGCGCTCGACGCCGTCCACGAGATCGAGGGCCTGGCCCACCACACCGGCGCGTCCGACGCCGAACTGCGGATCGCCTCGACGCCCAGCCTCGAGCCCGGTCTGGCGGGGCGGCTGTTGCCCGCCTACGCCGCCGAGCATCCCGGTGTACGGGTCCAGATCGTGCGCTGCGAGGGCCGCGAGGCGGTCGTCAGCGCGATCCGGGACCAGCGGGCCGACCTCGGTCTCACCGACCTGCCGGTGCCCGCCGACCTCGTCACCCACCCCCTCGAACGCCAGGAGATCGTGCTGATCTCCCCGCCCGGGCTCGAACTGCCCAACCCGGTGCCGATGGGCAGGCTGCACGGCATGCGCCTGGCCCTCCCGGCCCGCGGCAGCACCCGGCGCAGGGAGCTCGACGCGATGTTCGGCAGATACTCCGTCACCCCGACGGTCGTCCTGGAGACCGACGAGCGCAACGGCTGGCTCAACGCCGTCCGCGCCGGCCGGGCCTCGCTCCTGTGGTACCGCGGCATGGCCGAGCAGGCCGCCCGCGCGGGCCTCGTGGTGCGCTCGCTCGAACCGGCCGTGCGGCGCGTGATCGCCGTCGTGCACGCCCGTCGCCGGCTGCCGCTCATCGCCCAGGACTTCCTGGCCACCGCGGAGAAGGGAACGACCGCCGCCTGA
- a CDS encoding sensor histidine kinase, whose protein sequence is MADRSPGSPLAWWRRQGLRFRLSAVAVAVLALALALSAWVLLSVLDRTLMATVDEGTRRQADVVRVAADSGTLTTPITTHDGTIVQVLDARNRITHVTYGADRLVPLLDAAGRARALESGKAVEVDGRPYAVPGFLHVVVLRADRGQTVLAARSISEIRTSLGTAGRVLTVGTPALVVLLAVASWLMIGRTLRPIAALRRGAAEITHTARSRRLPVPASRDEVHSLATTLNGMLARLEEAEQRQRALVSDAAHELRSPLASIRLQLEVALGHPEGQDWQETAEGVLEDTLRLSRLAEDLLALARLDERGGVPARREPVDLDEVVRRAADRYAEVRLTACDPVVVRGDALDLSRVLTNLLDNAVRHTSSKVEVALTAGGVLTVTDDGPGIPEQDRERVFNRFTRLDSGRSRDEGGAGLGLAIVRETVRAHGGTVVLEDAAPGLRAVVRLPVSR, encoded by the coding sequence GTGGCTGACAGGTCGCCCGGCTCGCCGCTCGCGTGGTGGCGGCGGCAGGGGCTGCGCTTCCGGCTGTCCGCGGTGGCCGTCGCGGTGCTCGCGCTGGCGCTGGCGCTGTCGGCGTGGGTGCTGCTCAGCGTCCTCGACCGGACGCTGATGGCGACCGTGGACGAGGGCACCAGGCGGCAGGCGGACGTCGTGCGCGTGGCGGCCGACTCCGGCACGCTCACCACGCCGATCACCACCCACGACGGCACGATCGTGCAGGTCCTCGACGCGCGGAACCGGATCACGCACGTCACCTACGGCGCCGACCGGCTGGTGCCGCTGCTGGACGCCGCCGGCCGGGCCAGGGCGCTGGAATCGGGGAAGGCCGTGGAGGTGGACGGGCGGCCGTACGCCGTCCCGGGTTTCCTGCACGTGGTCGTGCTGCGCGCGGACCGCGGCCAGACCGTGCTCGCGGCGCGGTCCATCAGCGAGATCCGCACGAGCCTCGGCACGGCCGGCCGGGTCCTCACGGTGGGCACGCCCGCCCTGGTGGTGCTGCTCGCCGTGGCGAGCTGGCTGATGATCGGCCGCACGCTGCGCCCGATCGCGGCGCTGCGCCGGGGCGCCGCCGAGATCACGCACACGGCGCGCTCCCGGCGGCTGCCGGTGCCGGCCTCACGCGACGAGGTGCACTCGCTGGCCACCACGCTCAACGGCATGCTGGCCAGGCTGGAGGAGGCCGAGCAGCGCCAGCGGGCGCTCGTCTCCGACGCCGCGCACGAGCTGCGCAGCCCGCTCGCCAGCATCAGACTGCAGCTGGAGGTCGCGCTCGGCCACCCCGAGGGCCAGGACTGGCAGGAGACCGCCGAGGGCGTCCTGGAGGACACCCTGCGCCTGTCCCGGCTGGCCGAGGACCTGCTCGCGCTGGCCCGGCTGGACGAGCGCGGCGGGGTCCCGGCCAGACGCGAGCCGGTGGACCTCGACGAGGTCGTACGCCGGGCCGCCGACCGCTACGCCGAGGTCCGGCTGACGGCCTGCGACCCGGTCGTGGTCCGCGGCGACGCGCTCGACCTCAGCCGGGTGCTGACCAATCTGCTGGACAACGCCGTGCGGCACACCTCCTCGAAGGTCGAGGTGGCGCTGACCGCCGGCGGCGTGCTGACCGTCACCGACGACGGTCCCGGCATCCCGGAGCAGGACCGCGAGCGAGTGTTCAACCGCTTCACCAGGCTCGACTCCGGGCGGAGCAGGGACGAGGGCGGCGCCGGGCTCGGGCTCGCCATCGTGCGCGAGACCGTGCGGGCGCACGGCGGCACGGTGGTGCTGGAGGACGCCGCGCCCGGACTGCGTGCGGTGGTGCGGCTTCCCGTGTCCCGATGA
- a CDS encoding neutral zinc metallopeptidase — MTGNGQYPPPPQGPGQPQRPPALPWPPPVPGRQQQPQSGHPYGPPPQAPPPGYPPQGPEGPGYPPQGPGYPPQGPGHPPQGPGYPPQGPGQPPYPPQPQGVPQHDGLTRPYTQQMPPPPPPPPQYAQHYRQPAPPPPPPPPPMPPPPMPPRQWQPPPRRKSGMGVIGVLGAVFGSMAALFVLIVVGAALLKNSSRSETTTPVAIPTYEPTPERSRATREPTRQPTPRQTRTPDETVTPPAQVRVDRSLKNNSLYRGGALPRINCRAGNASIFSHSQLKSLILKTAKCMDRAWGPVLEKQGFDFRPPGYAIASGRGRGACGDYPSAGSMVPYYCPRNSTIYASTSAMARGNGSARGYGQIISWHGGIISMMAHEYGHHVQNVTGLMNSWWDSTLASSSRSAKLGLSRRLELQATCLGGMWMRSVAASYPVTTSLRSRLYWFYGQVGDYPGYPRDHGTPANNNRWFRQGWEKNKPYQCNTWMAPASTVS, encoded by the coding sequence GTGACAGGTAACGGGCAATATCCACCCCCGCCACAAGGGCCCGGCCAGCCACAGCGGCCACCGGCCCTGCCGTGGCCGCCGCCCGTGCCCGGCCGGCAGCAGCAGCCGCAGAGCGGTCACCCGTACGGGCCGCCTCCCCAGGCGCCCCCGCCGGGCTACCCGCCCCAGGGACCCGAGGGACCCGGCTACCCGCCCCAGGGACCCGGCTACCCGCCCCAGGGTCCCGGCCACCCGCCTCAGGGTCCCGGCTACCCGCCTCAAGGGCCGGGGCAGCCGCCGTACCCGCCGCAGCCGCAGGGGGTGCCGCAGCACGACGGCCTGACGCGGCCCTACACCCAGCAGATGCCGCCGCCGCCTCCCCCGCCGCCGCAGTACGCGCAGCACTACCGGCAGCCCGCGCCTCCTCCCCCGCCACCGCCGCCGCCGATGCCGCCCCCGCCGATGCCGCCGCGGCAGTGGCAGCCGCCGCCGCGCCGCAAGTCGGGCATGGGGGTCATCGGGGTCCTCGGCGCGGTGTTCGGCTCGATGGCGGCGCTGTTCGTGCTGATCGTCGTCGGCGCGGCCCTGCTCAAGAACTCCTCGCGGTCGGAGACGACGACGCCGGTCGCGATCCCGACGTACGAGCCCACGCCGGAGCGCAGCCGCGCCACCCGCGAGCCGACCAGGCAGCCGACCCCGCGGCAGACCCGCACGCCGGACGAGACGGTGACGCCGCCCGCGCAGGTGCGGGTCGACCGAAGCCTCAAGAACAACAGCCTCTACCGGGGAGGCGCGCTGCCGCGGATCAACTGCCGGGCGGGCAACGCGAGCATCTTCAGCCACAGCCAGCTCAAGTCGCTGATCCTGAAGACGGCCAAGTGCATGGACCGGGCGTGGGGGCCGGTCCTGGAGAAGCAGGGCTTCGACTTCCGGCCGCCGGGGTACGCCATCGCCTCGGGCCGGGGCCGCGGCGCCTGCGGCGACTATCCGAGCGCCGGGAGCATGGTGCCGTACTATTGCCCGCGCAACTCCACGATCTACGCCTCGACGTCGGCGATGGCGCGCGGCAACGGCAGCGCCCGCGGCTACGGCCAGATCATCTCCTGGCACGGCGGCATCATCAGCATGATGGCCCACGAGTACGGCCACCACGTCCAGAACGTCACGGGCCTGATGAACTCCTGGTGGGACAGCACGCTGGCCTCCTCCAGCCGGAGCGCCAAGCTCGGCCTCAGCAGGCGGCTGGAGCTGCAGGCGACCTGCCTCGGCGGCATGTGGATGCGCTCGGTCGCCGCCTCCTATCCGGTGACCACGTCGCTGCGCAGCCGGCTGTACTGGTTCTACGGCCAGGTGGGCGACTATCCGGGCTATCCGCGCGACCACGGGACGCCCGCCAACAACAACCGCTGGTTCCGGCAGGGATGGGAGAAGAACAAGCCGTACCAGTGCAACACGTGGATGGCCCCGGCCTCCACGGTGTCCTGA